The Streptomyces sp. 11x1 genomic sequence GCATGGCTGGTGCTGGAGATCTGGCTGCTCACGGTGGTCGCGGGCGCGGCCGGCGGGTTCACGGTCTTCCTGCTGCTCGTTGCCGGCTTCGTCAGCGGCTCGGCCGTGGTGAAGCGGGCCGGGCGGCGGGCGTTCCGGGTGCTGTCCGAGACGCTGCAACAGCAGCAGGGTGGGGCGGCCCCAGCGGGAGCGGGACCCGGATCCGGACCCGGCTCAGGAAAGAGCGAGGGCAACGGCTTCCTGATGCTGGGCGGCCTGCTGCTGATGCTGCCCGGGCTGGTCTCGGACGCGGTGGGGCTGGTGCTGTTGATCCCGCCGGTGCAGAGGGCGTTGGGGCGCTACACGGAGCGGACCTTCGAGCGGAAGATTCGTGAGGCGAGTTCGGGTTCTCTCGGGGATGCGTTCCAGCAGGCGCGGATGCACCGGCCCGACGGCAAGGTCGTGCAGGGGGAGGTCATCCGGGACGACGAGGGCTCCGGGGGTTCTGGAGACCTGCCGCCCCGTCCGCCGCTGAGCCGCTGAGCCACTTCCTCGCCCCCGCCGCCCCTACCCGTCCCATCCCCAGGGGCTGCGCCCCTATGACCCTCATCCGCGGGTCCGGTGGGGGCTGGTCGCGCAGTTCCCCGCGCCCCTGAAAAGCAGGGGCTGCGCCCCGTGCTTTTCAGGCCCGCAGCCCTTCGCTTTCTGGGCCGCGGGTGCCTGCAGCTTTCAGGGGCGCGAGGAACTGCGCGAGAAGCCCCACCCACCCGCACCCGACAACGCACTACGCAGGTCAAAGACCGCGGGCGCCGTACAGGTTCGTACGGCGC encodes the following:
- the fxsA gene encoding FxsA family membrane protein, producing the protein MTTGVPSSTHPVRPRRSRLRTFLPLGVAAWLVLEIWLLTVVAGAAGGFTVFLLLVAGFVSGSAVVKRAGRRAFRVLSETLQQQQGGAAPAGAGPGSGPGSGKSEGNGFLMLGGLLLMLPGLVSDAVGLVLLIPPVQRALGRYTERTFERKIREASSGSLGDAFQQARMHRPDGKVVQGEVIRDDEGSGGSGDLPPRPPLSR